Part of the Ktedonobacteraceae bacterium genome is shown below.
GCGAAGTGATGCATGCCCTTGAGGGATATGTGCCTCCCATGGAATGCTTGCCCAACCCGGATTTTTGTAAGCTCTCGCCCGGATGCGCCCTGCGCGAAGTCTGGCAAAAAATCGACGCAATGACCCAGCAGGTCCTCAATACGACAACGATTGAAGAACTGGCGCAGCGACATCGCACCGGCAGCAACGAAACAATGTATTATATTTGACCGGGGAAAACTCATTATTCGCCCTTGTATTTTATAAAATGGGAGCGGTAGCAAGTGGTTGTGAACTGGCAAGACCCACCAGGTGATGACAAATTGATAGCCATCGTCGAAGATGATGCGGCTCTCGCAAACCTCTTCCGTGATATCCTGGCATACGATGGACGCTGGCGCCTGTGTATTTTTGCCGACGGGCAGGATGCCAGAGACCAGCTGCCTGAGCTACACGCCTCCCTCATCATTTTAGACGTTGGACTGCCCAACCTGGACGGCGTATCGCTTTATAAAATACTGCGCGGGCACAACAATACCCGCAATACACCAATCATCGTCATTAGTGGCAGCCATGACTGGGAACTCCATCGCATGGGCTTGCAAAAAGGCATCCTGCTCCGCAAACCCTTTAACGTGCAAGAATTGCTTTTTATGATCTCGGCCTTGCTGGATGCCTGAAAGAAAAATTATGACCCACTGGGAAAAAGATACCACCGAACTCATCGGTCGCACGCCACTTGTCGCATTGAAGCGCGTGACTGCCGGTATGCCGGCCACCGTGCTTGCGAAACTCGAAATGTTCAGCCCCGGCGGCAGCGTTAAAGATCGCGCCGCCTTACAAATGATCTGCGAAGCAGAATCGCAAGGACTACTGCGCCCCGGCGGTACTATCACCGAACCATCAAGCGGCAACATGGCCATATCCCTTGCCTGGATCGCCGCCGCCCGTGGCTATTCATGCATTCTCACCATGCCTGATACTATCCACATCGAGCGACGCCTGCTCTTGCAGCGCTTCGGCGCGCAGGTCATCCTCACACCCGGAAACCAGGGCATGCGTGGAGCCATCAATAAGGTCACCGAACTGCGCACTACCCGCCCCAACTGCTGGTACCCGCAGCAATTTTACAACCAGGCCAACCCGCGTGCTCATCGCGAAGGTACAGCACTTGAAATCTGGCAGGACACAGCAGGGGCCGTCGATATCGTCGTCATCGGCGTTGGCACCGGCGGAACATTAACCGGTGTCGCCGAAGGCATACGCGCCCGCAAGCCATCGCTTGAAGTCGTAGCCGTCGAACCCGCCTCCTGCGCGATCCTATCGGGTGGCCGCCCCGGCCCACACCGCATCGAAGGCCTCGGCGCGGGCTTTATCCCGGATACGCTTCGCCGCGACCTCATCGACCGCGTTATTCCAGTTACCGATGCCGATGCCACCGCCGCCGCCATCCGCATCATGCGCGAAGAAGGCCTTTCTATCGGTATCAGCAGTGGTGCGGCAGCCTGGGCCGCCCTGCAGGAAGCGAGCAAAGAAGAGAATCGCGGCAAAGTCATTGTTACCATCTTCCCCAGCGCCGCCGAACGCTACCTCCATTCCATCCTCTTTGATGACCTTCGGGCCACATCGTAACCGCTCGTATCCCTCATTCGTAGTGAACTACGAGTTTCAAGCTCTACTGGAAACGGCTCTGTTACCTGGATGCCATTTTCGGCGTATATGATGAAGTGGCCATCTAGATCAATGAGAAGTGGCGAAGAAAAACATGATCGAATCCCAGGAAGCTCCCTTTATCTACCGGCTGAAACGAACATCGTACCTGCATACCCGGCGAATAGCGTGGCTACTAATAGCCGGTTCTTTTGTATGCGCAGTCGCCTGCATACTACTGAGTCTGCGGCTCTTTCCAACGTACTCGCACACGTTTACCCTCTATCTCAAATGGCAAGATGCCCTGCTTGCCACCCTGGTATTTACCGCGCTGCTGGCTCTCGGCAGCTGCGTGCTTGTGCTCCGGTTCCTTTATGCCCTACAAGCCGGATACTCCCGCTGGATGCTACAGCTGCAAGGCAACACATTCACGGGTAGAGATCTCTCGCCCAAAAACCTGTCCAGCATTTACTGGTTAGTGAGTACCGTTTTTGGCTGCTTTCTCGCCGCCCTTGTCGGGCTTGTACCACTTATTTTGATTGGTTGGACCCTGCGCCTGCCACATCCCTTGCTCGTCGTCCTGGGAACCTCCCTGGCCAGTATCCTGAGCCTGGCAGGATTGATCGTCACCGCTATAGCGCTGGCTTTTGTCCTGATTGGCTTCGCCGGCAGCATCTCATTTTGCCGCAAGATGGGCGCCCCTCAAACCTATAACCTCACGCAACAGGCATCCATCAGCATCAATGGCTTCGTTCTCTCGATCCTCTATCCCGACCAGCAGGAATCGCTCTTCGATCTCAACCTGCTCGAACCAGCCGACGCCCGCCACCTCTTACATCTTCTCCATGAACGCTGGTTCGCCGCGCAATCCGATTGGAACCCTACTCTGGGCCAGGAGATCGAAGAAGCCCTGTGCCAGGCAGAACGCGCCGCCCTGACCGTGTGAAAGAGGTGACCTCCCAAATCTCCCCTTGCGCGAACCGGCACTTTGTTATGTATAATAGGTGCGGGTTCCACAACAAACGAAAAGAAACACAGGAGAAAAAAAACAGTTATGCGACTTGGTTTGCAAGTTCCCAATTTCACGTGGCCCAATGGCCAGGCCAATCTCGGCGATACCTTTGGCCTGATCGCCCAACGGGCAGAGCGCGCGGGCCTCTACAGCCTGTGGGTAATGGACCACTTTTTCCAGATTCCCAATGTTGGCCCGGTGGAAAACGAAATGCTTGAAGGATGGAGCGCGCTGGCTTTCGCCGCCGGCCGCACCAATCGCATCAAATTAGGCACCATGGTCACCGGTGTAACCTATAGATATCCCGGTATTCTGGTTAAAACCGCTACAACCCTCGATGTCCTTTCCCACGGGCGCGCCTACCTTGGTATTGGCGCCGCCTGGAACGAGCAAGAGCATCGTGGCCTGGGCGTGCCTTTCCCGCCACTGAAAGAGCGTTTCGAGCGCCTGGAAGAGACGTTACAGATTGCGCTCCAGATGTGGTCAGGCAACGAAGAGGCCTTCAACGGCAAACACTACCAGCTCGAGCGCCCGCTCAGTTCGCCCCAACCGGTGCAGAAGCCGCATCCACCTGTTTTGATCGGTGGAACCGGCGAGCGCAAAACACTGCGCCTGGTCGCGCAATATGCCGATGCCTGTAATATCTTCGCCCGTATCGGCAAAGATGAATTGCAGCGTAAATTGCAAATCCTGCGCGAGCATTGCGAAGCCATCGGACGCCCCTATGAGCAAATCGAAAAGACGACCCTGGATTCACTGAAGATCACGCGCAATGGCGGCGGCGACGCCATCACTCCGGCCCAGGCTATTGACCGCTTCGCCGAACTCGCGGCGCTCGGCATAGACCAGGCCATCTTCAGCCTTCGCAACGTCTCTGACCTGGAGCCTTTCGATCTGCTCATGACTGAGATCGTTCCCGCCGTCTCGAAAATCGTCCCCGCCGGGCGCTAACCGGTACGGTTCGGGTGTGTATCGCCGTATCATCGACCCTCCAGGGCGATTGCAACGGTGATACACTTTGACAAATGAATTGAATAATATGCCCGCCCACCAGGCCCCTGGGACTCGCCCAAGGGGCCGATTCTCATCATCACCCCCGACTTCTTTTCCCAATTTCCTCAACAACTTGCAATACTTTTAAGATTCTGGCGTCTTATGATTATGAGAGCTGCTTTTGCCAGCCTATACACTCTATGCTATGATTGAAGTGCAGCTCGTCCTATGAAATACATCATTGGGCCGCTCTCACGCTTCAAAGAGTACGACAATACTCGTATTTTTTATTCGCTCGCTCTATCAAAGCAATCGAGAGAGGTCACATCTTGCTGGCGTAATATACCTATAGATATTTACTCGTTTAGAAAGAAGCCATCATGAGTCGTTCGGTCTCCCAGGTTTCTCGCAGGCCCGGTCGTACCGGTCTGGCCGCGTTTCCCTCTATGGTGACGCTTGCCCTCTGGCAACTGCGTCAGACCTGGCGTTTGCTGCTGATTGTCGGCGCAGGCATGATCGCAGCTGTAATACTCGTTTGCGCTGTGCCTCTCTATTCTCAGGTCACTATGAGCGCCGGGCTGCGCGACGCCCTCAACGCCTCTCCTCTCGCGAATGCCATCACTATTACCAGTTCTGCTCCGCTCGTCTCACAGCAAGCTATCGGCCAGGTTCAGCAGCAACTGAATCAGGAAATGCAGAGCAACCTTGGTCCGTTCATCAACAGCACGCCCCAGGTTTCTGTGCAAAGCCAGGGCATCAATATCAACACCTTTGACCAGGTGCAGCTGATCGGCGCTTCCATACCCCAGGTTCGCTCGCACGTCAAACTACTGCAAGGCCAGCTCCCACACGATTCTGCTGTAGAGGCAACTCCTGGTGCCTGTCCTGCTGCCTCTGGTGCCTGTCCCCTCGAAATTGCCATCACTCCCCAGGCCGCGCAGAATCTGCATATCCAAATCGGCTCGCAACTTTCCGCGAATCTTGTATTCGACAACAGCGCGGCTCTGACTCAAACGACTGTAACGCTGCCCTTACAGGTCGTTGGCATCTTTGAGCCGCTATCCCAGAATGATCCATACTGGTATGGCGCCAGCTTTGCCCGCCAGCCGCTCAGTGCCAAAGGCTCGCTCTATCCCTCGCTCGTCTCTAACCAGGCATTTATCACCATATTTGATCGGATTTCACGCCAGGTCATAAGTAAACCTGGCCTCGCAAGCGGAACTACGCTCGTCGGGCCGGTCACCCTATCCGAATACTACACGTTCGATACTTCACATATCGACATCAACAGGCTCGATGATCTGGCCAATGGCCTTAACAACGTCCTTGCCGACCTCTCCAACAAGCCTGTTGTTCCCGGCTATATCGAGAAAACCCAGTCCAACGGTCCTAGCGACCTGCTCGATAGCTATAGTAATCGCATTGACGTTGTGCGCATCCCCGTGCAGAGCGTGGCATATCTCATCGTCGGCCTCGTCCTCTTTTTTGTCAGCCTCATGACCGATCTGCTCGTAGACCGCCAATCTGCCGCCATCGCCATGCTGCGTAGCCGGGGAGCCAGCCACCGCCAGATTTTTAGCTCGCTCATTATTCAGAGCATCGGTGCCGGCATCATTGCCTTGCTGGTAGGACCCCTGCTCGCCATTCTATCCGCCGCACTGCTGGCGCGCCTTACCTTATCTGCCGCCGACCAGGGAGTGCTCAACCTCATCACCGCTAACCCTGTGCCGGTTGCTCTCGGCCTCTACCTCTCGGCACTCATTGCTGTAGGCGTCGCGGTCCTCGCCATGATCGTTGCCATCTATCGCGCCACGCGCCTGGACGTGCTGACCCTACGCCGCGAGGCCGCCCGCGCCAGCAATCGTCCTCTGTGGTTGCGCATGGGCGTGGATATGCTCGCCGGCGTCGTGGCACTCACCGGCTATGCCTTCTCGGTCTATATCACCAGCCCTGGCATCCTGGATGATCGCACCCGTGTCCTCATCCTACCCCCCATGACGCTTGTCGGCGCGACATTCTTACTGCTTGGTTGTACCCTGCTCTTCTTGCGCATCTTCCCATTCGTGCTAAACTTCGCCGCCAACCAGGCCGCGCGCAGCCGCAGCGCAACGCCTGTCCTTGCCCTGGCACAGATGGCCCGCGCCCCACGTCAATCATTGCGCGTCATCCTCCTGCTCGCCCTCGCCATCGCGTTCGCCATCTTTACCCTGTCGTTTAACGCTTCGCAGGCAAATCGCATCCCGCAGGTTGTGAATTACCAGGTCGGCGCCGATTTCAGCGGCACCTATCCCAGCAATGATCGCCTCGCCACGCAATCCCTGGCTCAGCAGACGTCCGCGTTCACCCACATTCCTGGCGTCACCGCTGCCTCCATTGGCTACGAATCATCCACACGCGCTTCTGAGAGCGGCGTTAACCTCTCCATGGAACTGCGCGCCGTCGATACACGCACCTTTGCCAGCACCGCCATCTGGACCGCGCAGGATTCCTCGCAATCGCTGTCCTCCTTGCTGCCCCTCTTAAAGGCGCCACCCTCACAAAATGTGCCTGCTATCGTCGATACCGCGGCCTGGAACAACCTCCATCTCTCAATCGGCTCGCCTTTCACGCTTACCGATTACAGCAATACCATCAATTTCGTCGCCGTCGCCGAGGTCAACTACATTCCTACCGTCAATGATAGCGCCCAGACCAGCGGCACCAACGATTACGTTCCCTTTGGCGGTGTGCTCGTAGACTACCAGACCTATGCCGCGGCGACTAGAGGCGCTGGTGGCGCCAATCCTATCCCCACCACAGTCTGGCTGCGTACCGCGGATGACCCCGCGTCCCTGGCAAGCGTGCGTCATGCCCTGAGTACCGGCAGTACCGCCCTTACCGGCGTCAACGACCGCCGGGCCATCACCACTGCCCTGCTCAATGACCCGCTCTACCTCGTGCTGATCGGCGTACTCGTGATCGGCTCGCTGACCGCCCTCGTGCTTGCCCTTATCGGCAACCTTACCGTCTCCTGGCTCAGCGCCCGCAGTCGTCAGATCAATTTCGCCGTCATGCGCGCCCTCGGCAGCACGCCGCCGCAGATTGCCGGCGTGTTGACATGGGAACAGAGCCTCGTCTATGCCATTGCTATCGGGCTGGGAGTCGCTTTCGGTGTTCTGCTCTCCTTCCTTGTGCTGCCAGCCTTCGTCTTTACCACCGTCACCACCAGTGGCAGCGTCAACCAGTTCAGTACCGGCGAGTTTTATGTCGTCCAGAACGTCCCGCCCATCCAGATGATTATTCCCGGCCTGCTCGTCAGTATCGCCCTTGGTATCCTGGTCGCCATCTGCCTGCTTGCCGTTGGCTTGATGGTGCGCGTCGTCTCGCGCCCATCTATCAGCATGACTCTAAGATTTAGTGAGGATTAAGTATGCCTGAACCAATCGTTCTCTGCGATAATCTTGTCAAAATCTATAAAGTAGCCGATCTCGAAGTCGTTGCCCTCCAGGGACTCGACCTCGAAGTGGTTCCCGGCGAAATGATGGCTATCGTCGGCGCATCCGGCTCCGGCAAAAGCACCCTGCTCAATATCCTCAGTGGACTCGATGTTCCCAGCGCCGGGCGTGCCATCGTCGACGGCAATGACCTTACCCGCTTGACAGAGGCCCAGCGCATCGTCTACCGCCGCTATGTCGTCGGTCATATCTGGCAGCAGAGTGGTCGCAACCTCATGCCCGAATTAAGCGCAGCCGCCAACATCGAACTGCCCCAACTGCTCGGCGGCGCTCCCGCGGGCAAACGCATCCGCAAAGCCGAAGAACTCCTCGCACTCGTCGGGCTTGCCGGCATGGGCAAAAAACGTCCCGACCAGCTCTCCGGCGGTGAACAGCAGCGTGTCGCCATCGCCGTAGCCCTCGCCAATGACCCGGTGTTGTTGCTCGCAGACGAACCCACAGGCGAACTCGACTCCGTCACTGCCGGCGAAATCTTCGCCTTGCTGCGTTCCTTGAACGAAAAACTCGGCCTCACCATCATTACCGTAACCCATGATGTCGCCATCGCTGCCGTCATGGATCGCACCATCGCCATTCGCGACGGCCGTACCAGTACCGAAACCGTGCGTCGTGAATCCCCACTCGAGGCTGCCAGCGAGTATGTCCCCGGCGCCAGCGCTATCATCGGCCTGCCCAGCGAGACACACCGCGAATCCGTTCTCATAGACCGCGTCGGACGCCTCCAGCTACCCAAAGAGGCGATTGAAACCATCCCATTCAACGGCCGTGCCGAAGTGCGCATCGTCAATGACCACGTCGAGCTATGGCCGCTCGCCGTCGAAACCAACGGCAACAACAAATCAACCGGAGATACCGTACAACCCAATCCCACGGCAAAGCCGTAGGGGCCGATTGATCGCGCCCAACCGCCGATTCATCGGCCCCTGGCAAGATCAGAGTAATAAACAAGGAGACAGTGACTGATTATGAACTTTCACGATCAAAATCGATCATCCATGTGGTTCGGGCTGTGTCATGCTGAGCGCAGCGAAGAATCGCCGGTGTCCTGGCATGGATTTCCCGGTGCTTCTCAGGTTCAGGCTATGTGATGCTGAGCGCAGCGAAGAATCGGCCGCGACGGCCCACCGAGATTCTGAGCGAAGCGAAGAATAACACGGCTAGCACCTGCTTACCGATTCTGGTTGTTAAAATTCATAATCGGCCCTGCCCGGCAACCCGATTCATTACATTCGTTAAAAAACATTGCAATAATTTCTTCTAAACAGAAGGAGCCATCTTATGGAACAGGCTATAGCAACAGCAATTGCCGAAGCACACGGAGTCAAACGTGACTTTCGTAGCGGTGGTGGCATCGTCCATGCCCTGCGTGGCATAGACCTGCGCATCCTGCCAGGAGAATTTGTAGCCCTCCGCGGGCGTTCGGGTTCCGGCAAAACCACCCTGCTCAACATCTTAATCGGCCTCGACGACCCAACCGAAGGCAAAGTCTTCATCCTTGGCCGTGACCTCTCAACATTGGATGAAACCGCCAGGGCGCACCTGCGGCGCGAAAGCATCGGCATGATGTTTCAGAACGCTCACCTCTTTCCATCGCTCACGGCTCAGGAAAATGTCGAAGTTCCCTTGCGCCTCGTTCGCATGGACCCCGAGGAGCGCACAAGACGCTCCCGCGAAGCCTTGCAGCGCGTCGGCCTTGGTGCCCGCATGCACCATCGTGGCCTCGAACTTTCCGGCGGCGAGCAGCAGCGTGTTGCTCTCGCGCGCGCCCTCGTACACAACCCGCGCTTCGTCGTCGCCGACGAACCCACCGGCAACCTCGACTCCGTCACCGGTCGTGATATCGCCAGCCTTCTGCGCAGCGTCAGTCACGACCTGCAGATAGGCATGCTTATCGCCACCCATGACGCCACCGTCGTCAATGCCGCCGACCGCGTCCTACAGATCCAGGATGGCCGCATCAGCGAAGAATAACTCGTAATGAACATCGAACAACAACAAAACATGCTCAATCCATCTCGTGGGCATAGCAAGGGCGCACCCTTGAGGTCGCTCTCCATCAGCGGCAGGCTGCTCTCCACCCGGAGCGGGTCGCCCTCCGCCGGAACAACCGGTACAATCGAGATTTCCAGGTCTACTGCTTCCAGCCTCGCTGCTGGCCCTAAACGTGACAACAATAGGCAGCAACTCTCGATCATTATCACCTTAGCCCTCTGGCAGATGCGGCAATCCTGGCGCATGCTGCTCGTCGTTGGCACCGGTATTCTGGCAGCTGTCGTACTCATTTGCATCGTCCCGCTTTACTCGCAGGTTTCCATGAGCGCCGGACTGCGCGACACCCTCGCAGCCTCCCCCACCGACTCAT
Proteins encoded:
- a CDS encoding FtsX-like permease family protein gives rise to the protein MSRSVSQVSRRPGRTGLAAFPSMVTLALWQLRQTWRLLLIVGAGMIAAVILVCAVPLYSQVTMSAGLRDALNASPLANAITITSSAPLVSQQAIGQVQQQLNQEMQSNLGPFINSTPQVSVQSQGININTFDQVQLIGASIPQVRSHVKLLQGQLPHDSAVEATPGACPAASGACPLEIAITPQAAQNLHIQIGSQLSANLVFDNSAALTQTTVTLPLQVVGIFEPLSQNDPYWYGASFARQPLSAKGSLYPSLVSNQAFITIFDRISRQVISKPGLASGTTLVGPVTLSEYYTFDTSHIDINRLDDLANGLNNVLADLSNKPVVPGYIEKTQSNGPSDLLDSYSNRIDVVRIPVQSVAYLIVGLVLFFVSLMTDLLVDRQSAAIAMLRSRGASHRQIFSSLIIQSIGAGIIALLVGPLLAILSAALLARLTLSAADQGVLNLITANPVPVALGLYLSALIAVGVAVLAMIVAIYRATRLDVLTLRREAARASNRPLWLRMGVDMLAGVVALTGYAFSVYITSPGILDDRTRVLILPPMTLVGATFLLLGCTLLFLRIFPFVLNFAANQAARSRSATPVLALAQMARAPRQSLRVILLLALAIAFAIFTLSFNASQANRIPQVVNYQVGADFSGTYPSNDRLATQSLAQQTSAFTHIPGVTAASIGYESSTRASESGVNLSMELRAVDTRTFASTAIWTAQDSSQSLSSLLPLLKAPPSQNVPAIVDTAAWNNLHLSIGSPFTLTDYSNTINFVAVAEVNYIPTVNDSAQTSGTNDYVPFGGVLVDYQTYAAATRGAGGANPIPTTVWLRTADDPASLASVRHALSTGSTALTGVNDRRAITTALLNDPLYLVLIGVLVIGSLTALVLALIGNLTVSWLSARSRQINFAVMRALGSTPPQIAGVLTWEQSLVYAIAIGLGVAFGVLLSFLVLPAFVFTTVTTSGSVNQFSTGEFYVVQNVPPIQMIIPGLLVSIALGILVAICLLAVGLMVRVVSRPSISMTLRFSED
- a CDS encoding response regulator codes for the protein MNWQDPPGDDKLIAIVEDDAALANLFRDILAYDGRWRLCIFADGQDARDQLPELHASLIILDVGLPNLDGVSLYKILRGHNNTRNTPIIVISGSHDWELHRMGLQKGILLRKPFNVQELLFMISALLDA
- the cysK gene encoding cysteine synthase A — translated: MTHWEKDTTELIGRTPLVALKRVTAGMPATVLAKLEMFSPGGSVKDRAALQMICEAESQGLLRPGGTITEPSSGNMAISLAWIAAARGYSCILTMPDTIHIERRLLLQRFGAQVILTPGNQGMRGAINKVTELRTTRPNCWYPQQFYNQANPRAHREGTALEIWQDTAGAVDIVVIGVGTGGTLTGVAEGIRARKPSLEVVAVEPASCAILSGGRPGPHRIEGLGAGFIPDTLRRDLIDRVIPVTDADATAAAIRIMREEGLSIGISSGAAAWAALQEASKEENRGKVIVTIFPSAAERYLHSILFDDLRATS
- a CDS encoding ABC transporter ATP-binding protein, which translates into the protein MEQAIATAIAEAHGVKRDFRSGGGIVHALRGIDLRILPGEFVALRGRSGSGKTTLLNILIGLDDPTEGKVFILGRDLSTLDETARAHLRRESIGMMFQNAHLFPSLTAQENVEVPLRLVRMDPEERTRRSREALQRVGLGARMHHRGLELSGGEQQRVALARALVHNPRFVVADEPTGNLDSVTGRDIASLLRSVSHDLQIGMLIATHDATVVNAADRVLQIQDGRISEE
- a CDS encoding ABC transporter ATP-binding protein, which gives rise to MPEPIVLCDNLVKIYKVADLEVVALQGLDLEVVPGEMMAIVGASGSGKSTLLNILSGLDVPSAGRAIVDGNDLTRLTEAQRIVYRRYVVGHIWQQSGRNLMPELSAAANIELPQLLGGAPAGKRIRKAEELLALVGLAGMGKKRPDQLSGGEQQRVAIAVALANDPVLLLADEPTGELDSVTAGEIFALLRSLNEKLGLTIITVTHDVAIAAVMDRTIAIRDGRTSTETVRRESPLEAASEYVPGASAIIGLPSETHRESVLIDRVGRLQLPKEAIETIPFNGRAEVRIVNDHVELWPLAVETNGNNKSTGDTVQPNPTAKP
- a CDS encoding LLM class F420-dependent oxidoreductase, giving the protein MRLGLQVPNFTWPNGQANLGDTFGLIAQRAERAGLYSLWVMDHFFQIPNVGPVENEMLEGWSALAFAAGRTNRIKLGTMVTGVTYRYPGILVKTATTLDVLSHGRAYLGIGAAWNEQEHRGLGVPFPPLKERFERLEETLQIALQMWSGNEEAFNGKHYQLERPLSSPQPVQKPHPPVLIGGTGERKTLRLVAQYADACNIFARIGKDELQRKLQILREHCEAIGRPYEQIEKTTLDSLKITRNGGGDAITPAQAIDRFAELAALGIDQAIFSLRNVSDLEPFDLLMTEIVPAVSKIVPAGR